The nucleotide sequence TCCTGGCGCTGGGCCTGCTCGCGCTGGCGGTGCTGCTCCCGCCGTGGCCCGGGGCCCTGTTCTGTGGTGCCGCCGCCCTCGCTCTGCTGCTCGGCGGTGCCCGGGTCCCGCTGCGCACGGTGGGCAGGCTGCTGCGGCTGCCGCTCGGCTTCGTACTGGTGGGGGCGATCCCGCTGCTGATCACGGTCGGCGGGGACCTGTGGCTGGCGCCGGCGCCGGGAGGCCCGGTGCGCGCCGCGGAACTCGTCGGCCGGGCGATGGCCGCGGTCGGCTGCCTGATCCTGTTCGCCGCGACCACCCCGATCGCGGACACCCTGCCCCGGCTGCGGTGGGTGCCGCGCGCCGTCACCGAGATCGCCCTGCTGATCTACCGGATGCTGTTCCTGCTGCTGGACTCGCTGCGGGCGGTCCGGGAGGCGCAGACCCTGCGGATGGGCTTCCGCACCCGCCGGGCGACCTTCCGGTCGCTGGCCGGGCAGGGCGGCGCCGTCTTCGTCCGGGCGTTCGACCGGGCCCGCAGGCTGGAGGCCGGACTGGCCGCTCGCGGCTACGACGGCGAGCTGATGGTGCGGGTCACCTCCCGGCCGGTGTCCGCGCCGTTCGTCGCCGCGAGCGCGGTGCTGCTCACCGGGATCGTCGTCGCCACCCTGGTGGTGCTCCGGTGAGCGCGCCGGTGCTCGAAGCGCGCGGGCTGGTGTTCGGCTACCGCGACGGCCCACCGGTGCTCGCCGGCGCCGATCTCGTCGTACGCCGGGACCGGCGGCTGGCCGTGCTCGGCCCGAACGGCGGCGGCAAGACGACGCTGTTCCGGCTGCTGCTCGGACTGCTCCGGCCCCACAGCGGGGAGGTGCTGCTCGACGGCGTCCCCCTGGACCGCAGCCGTCGTGGGCTGATCCGGCTCCGGGAGAGCGCACAGCTGGTCCTGCAGGACCCCGACGACCAGCTGTTCGCCGCCGACGTCGGGCAGGACGTCTCGTTCGGCCCGCTCAACCTCGGTCTCGACGACGACGAGGTGGCCCGCCGGGTGAGCGGCGCGCTGGCCGCGGTCGGTGCGTCCGAGCTGATCGACCGGCCCACCCATCAGCTGTCGTTCGGGCAGCGCAAGCGGGTCGCGATCGCCGGTGCGCTGGCGGTGCGGCCGCGGGTGCTGGTGCTCGACGAGCCGACCGCCGGACTGGACCCGGCGGGCGTCGAGGAGCTGGTCGCCGTACTGGCACGCCTGCAGGACGACGGCACCGCGGTCGTGTTGTCCACCCACGACGTCGACCTGGCGTACCGGTGGGCCGACGACGTCGCCGTCGTCGCCGGGGGCCGGGTCGTCAGCGCGCCGGCCGCGGCGGCACTCGACGACGCCGAGCTGCTCGCCGGGGCCCGGCTCGGCCCGGCCTGGGCCCCCGCCGTCGCCCGGTTGCTCGCCGCACTGGACCGCCCCGGGCCGGCCCCGCGCACCGCCGCGGAGCTGCACGACCTGCTCGCGGAGCAGCTCGGGTTGCGTACCGACGCGGGTATGCGAGAGGGTGACGCGGGTGACCGTCCCGGAGCCGGCCGGTGAGCCGGACCTCAGCATTCCCAGCTCCGCGCGCATCTACGACTTCTTCCTCGGCGGCGGCCACAACTTCGCCGCCGACCGGGCGCTCGCCGAGCGGATCGTCGAGCTGGTGCCGGCCGCGCGGGAGACCGCGGTCGCCAACCGGGCGTTCCTCGGCCGGGCTGTGCGGGCCTGCCTGGACCGGGGCTGCCGGCAGTTCCTCGATCTCGGCTCCGGGATCCCGACCGTCGAGCCGGTGCACGAGATCGCGCACCGGCACGACCCGTCCGCCCGGGTCGTCTACGTCGACTCCGATCCGGTCGCGGTTGCGGTCGGCCGCGACCTGCTCGACGGCAACGAGAGCGCGACGATCACGGCGGCCGACCTGACCGACCCGGACGCCGTGCTGTCCGCACCCGGGGTGGCGGGCCTGCTCGACCCCGCGGAGCCGACGGCGGTGCTGGCCGTCGCGGCACTGCACTACGTCGGTGACGACGAGCTGGTCGCCCGGCTGCTCGACCGCTACTGCTCGGCGTTCGGCCCGGGCAGCATGCTGGTGTTCTCGCACGGCAGCGCCGACGTCGACGACCCGGCGGCGGTCTCCGGGACCGAGGACCTGCAGCGGCTGGCCCGCGACAGCGGCCATCCGCTGGTCGTGCGGGACCGGGCCACCCTGCGTCGGCTGACCGCGCGGGTGGACCCGCTCGAACCGGGCCTGGTCGACATCGGCCGGTGGCGGCCCGGCGAGCCGGGCCCTGGGCCGGTACTGGGGGTGTACGGGCTGGTCGGGACGGTCCGGGATCAGTCGCGGTAGACGCCGGGGCGTTTCTCCAGGAACGCGGTGACCGCCTCCTGCAGGTCGGCCGAGATCAGCGCGCCGCTGTTCCAGGTGGCGATCTGGTCGAGGCCGTCGGCGACCGAGTGGTCCCGGGCGTAGGTGATCGCCTGCTTGGTGCCGCGCAGCGCCAGCGGGGACTTCGCGGCCAGCTCGGCGGCCAGCGCGGCGACGCCCTGCTCGAGCGCGTCCGCGTCGTCGAACACGCCGTTGACCAGGCGCAGCTCCTTCGCCTCGGTGCCCGACACCGGGCGGCAGGTGTAGGCCATCTCCCGGGCGATCCCCTCGCCGACGATCCGCGGCAGCCGCTGCAGCACGCCGACGTCGGCGGCGAGCCCCATGTCCACCTCCTTCAGTACGAACGACGCGTCGGGCGTCGCGTACCGCAGGTCGCAGGCCACCGCCAGGTCGAGCCCGGCCCCGATGCAGACGCCGTGCACCGCGGCGAGCACCGGCTTGCGGCAGCGCTCGACGGCGGTCAGACAGTCCTGCAGGTCCAGGATGGTCCGGCGGAGCTTCTCCGCGCCGTGCCCGGGGGAGGGATCGGACGCCGTCTCCTTGAGCCCGGCGAGCATCGCGACGTCGATCCCGGAGCAGAAGTGCTTGCCGTTCCCGCTGATCACGATCACCCGGGTGGACGGGTCGGCGTCCAGCTCGCGCAGCGTGTCGCGCAGCCCGAACCACATCGGCTCGTGCAGCGCGTTCGCCGCCTCCGGCCGGTCCAGTCGGACCCGCGCGATCCCCTCGGCCACCTCGACCGCGATGCCCGTCGGCTCGCCCATGGAGTGCACTCCCTCGTGTCCGGTGTCGGTACCGGGGCCGAGGCTACCGTGGAGTAACCCCAGCTGACAGGATGCGCTGGTGCAACGGGGCGGCAGGATCGGCCGGGCTGACCGGACGTGGTGGGTGGCCTGCGGGCTGCTGTTCGCGACGGCGTTCGGCACGAACGTCCCCACCCCGCTGCTGTTGATCTACCGGGTGGAGCTCGATCTCGCGCCGAGCACCCTGGCCGCGATCTTCGGGGTCTACGCGCTCGGGCTCGCCCCGTCGCTGCTGCTCGGCGGGCCGGCGTCGGACCGGTACGGCCGAACCCGGGTGCTGTTGCCCGCCGCGGTCGGCGTGGCCGGGGCCTCGCTGCTGTTCCTCGGTGGCGGCTCGGCGCTGTGGCTGCTGTTCGTGGCCCGGTTCGTGCAGGGCCTGGCCTCCGGAGCGATCTTCTCGGTCGGCAGTGCCTGGCTGCAGGACCAGGCCGGGACGGCCGGTGCCGCGCGGGCGGCGCGGGCCGCGTCGATCGCGCAGAGCGCGGGCTTCTGCCTCGGCCCGCTGACCTCCGGGCTGATCGCCGCCTACGGGCCGTGGCCGCTCACCCTGCCCTACCTGGTGCACGTCGCACTGCTGGTCCCGGCGGTCGTCGCGGTGCTGCTGGTCGCGGGCACCGCCGGCGCGCCGGCCGGGGGAGTCCGGCGCGGGCTGCTGCCCCGCCCGGGGCTGGACGGACCGGCCCGGCGGACGTTCGTCCGGGTCGTCGTGCCGACCGCGGTGTGCGTCTACGCCTTCCCGTCGGTGACGGTGACCGTGCTGCCGCTGCTGCTGCCCGGGATCACCGGGCTGGTCGCCTTCACAGGCTTGCTCGCCGCGCTCACCCTCGGCACCGGCACCCTGGTTCAGCCGTTCGCGCATCGGCTCGGCGCGCGTACCGGACCGATCGGGGCGGCGCTCGGCGCGCTCGGGTTCGTCATCGGGTCGCTCGCCGCGCCCACCGGATCGGTGCTCGTGGTCGCGGTCGCCGGGGTGCTGCTCGGCGCCGGCGGCGGACTGTGCCTCAACGCCGGCCTCACCCTGGTCGGACGGCTGGCACCGGCGACCGGCCGGGGCGCGGCGAACGGCGTCTTCTACACCGCCGCCTACGTCGGTTTCGCGATGCCGTTCCTGGCGACCGCATTCGTCGCGGTGGACGCGTTGATGTGGCCGCTGCTCGTGCTCGGCGCCGTCACCGCCGCGACGGCCGGCTGGCTGGCGCTGCGGATGCCCACCGCCTGAGTACGCGGCTGTGCGGCCCGCCCCGCCGCCTGAGCGGTTGCCCGGCCTGAGCAGGCGGTTGCCCGGCACGTCTGCCGTCCGAGTGCGGGGCTGTGCGGCGCGCCCGCCGACCGGGCGGCGGGCCCGGTGCGGGGCGCGTCCTAGGCTCCTCGGGTGCCCGACCTGACCAGCACCGCCAACCCGCGCGTCAAGAACCTGGTGCGGCTGCGCACCCGCCGGCACCGCGACGCGGCGGGGGTCACCCTGATCGAGGGGCACGACGAGCTGGCACTCGCCCTCGAGGCCGGGGTCCGGCCCACCGAGGTCTACTGGGCGCCCGACCTGGTCACCGATCCGGCGCTGCTGGACCGGATGCGCGGTGCCCGGACGTTCTCGGTGAGCCCCGAGGTGTTCGCCCGGATCGCCTACCGGGAGTCCCCGGACGGCTGGCTCGCCGTGGCCGATGCACCCGGCCGTCCGCTGGACTCGCTGGTGCTGCGCCCGGACGCGCTGGTGCTGGTCGCCGAGGGGATCGAGAAGCCGGGGAACGTGGGCGCGATGCTGCGCACCGCCGAGGCGTGCGGGGTGGACGCGGTCGTCATCGCGACCCCGGACCGGGCCGGGACCGACTTCGCCAACCCGAACGTCGTGCGGGCGTCGAAGGGGACGGTGTTCGCGGTCCCGGTCGCGTCGGCGTCGTCGGCGGAGGTGCTCGACTGGTTGCGCCGCAGCGGGCTGCGGGTGCTGGTCACGACACCGGCGGGCAGCACCGAGCTGGGCACCGCCGACCTCACCGGCGGGTCCGCGCTGGTGATCGGCACCGAGGCGACCGGTGTCACCGAGCTGTGGCACGCCGGAGCCGACGAGACCGTGGTGATCCCGATGCAGGGCACCGTCAACTCGCTCAACGCCTCGATCGCCGCCGCGGTGGTGCTGTTCGAGGCCGTCCGGCAGCGCCGGGGTACGTCGGCGTGATGACGCGCCGGGGCCTCCCGGCTGCGTAGCCTGCCCGGCATGCCGACCGTGCGTGACGTGCTGGTGGCCACCGCCGTCGCGGCCGTGGCGGTCGCCGGTGCGCTGCTCGGCGACCCGTCCGGACGGCCGCTGCTGCCCTGGGGTGCGGTGCTGATCGGGGTCGCGACGGTGGCGCTCTGCTGGCGCAGCCGGTTCCCGGTGCCGGTGCTCGTCGCGGTGATGGTGCCGACGGCCCTGTACTACTGGCTCGATCATCCGGACGGGCCCGCGTCGCTGCTGGTCGCGGTGGCGGTCTACACGGTCGCGAGCCGGGTGAGCTGGCCGCGGGCCGCGCTGACCGGGCTGCTCGTGGTGCTGGCCTGGGCGGGCACCGACCTGCTCCTCGTGCGCAACCCCCCGGATCCGAGCGACCACTACGGCTGGATCGTCGTGACGGTCGCGCTCGGCGTCGCGGTCGGGGCGGTCCGCCGGGCCGCGGAGCTGTCCGCGGAGCAGGCCGAGGAACGGCTCGCGCTGCGGGTCGAGCAGGAGCGGCTGCGGATCGCCCGGGACGTGCACGACGTGGTCTCGCACAGCCTCTCGATGATCGTCGTGCAGGCGGGGGTCGGCGCGCACGTCGCGGCCCGGCGACCGGAGGAGGCGGTGGCGGCGCTGCTGCGTATCCGGGACGCGGGCACCGACGCGCTGCGGGAGCTGCGCGGCACCCTGGAGCTGCTGCGCATCGACGGCGAACCGCTCACCGGTGGCCTCGACCGGCTCGACGAGGTGGTCAGCGCCGGCCGGTCGGCCGGGCTCGAGGTCGCCGTCACGGGGGATCCGGGACCGCTGCCGGAGAGCACCGACCGCACGGTGTTCGCGATCGTCCGGGAGGCGGTGACCAACACCGTCCGGCACGCACCGGTGGCGTCCCGGGTGCAGGCGTCGATCACCCGGGACGCCGGCCGGCTGCACGTCCACATCGCCGACGACGGTGGGCCGATGGCGCACCCGGCCCGCCCGCACGGCCAGGGACTGCGCGGGCTCGCCGAGCGGGCCGAGGCGCTGGGCGGGCGGCTGCGGACCACCGCGGGCCCGGACGGCTTCGTGGTCGAGGCCGATCTGCCGGACGGGAGCGGGACGTGAGCGACGTCCGGGTGCTGCTCGCCGACGACCAGCCGCTGATCCGGGCCGGGCTGCGGGTGCTGCTGGAGACCGAACCCGGCTACGCGGTCGCCGGTGAGGCGGCGGACGGGGCGGAGGCGATCCGGCTGGCCAGGGCGCACCGGCCGGACGTGGTGCTGATGGACGTCCGGATGCCGGGCACCGACGGCCTGGACGCCCTGGAGGCGATCGCCGCCGATCCCGCGCTGACCGGCACCCGGGTGATCGTGCTGACCACCTTCGATCTCGACGCCTACGTCTACCGGGCGCTGC is from Pseudonocardia autotrophica and encodes:
- a CDS encoding MFS transporter — protein: MQRGGRIGRADRTWWVACGLLFATAFGTNVPTPLLLIYRVELDLAPSTLAAIFGVYALGLAPSLLLGGPASDRYGRTRVLLPAAVGVAGASLLFLGGGSALWLLFVARFVQGLASGAIFSVGSAWLQDQAGTAGAARAARAASIAQSAGFCLGPLTSGLIAAYGPWPLTLPYLVHVALLVPAVVAVLLVAGTAGAPAGGVRRGLLPRPGLDGPARRTFVRVVVPTAVCVYAFPSVTVTVLPLLLPGITGLVAFTGLLAALTLGTGTLVQPFAHRLGARTGPIGAALGALGFVIGSLAAPTGSVLVVAVAGVLLGAGGGLCLNAGLTLVGRLAPATGRGAANGVFYTAAYVGFAMPFLATAFVAVDALMWPLLVLGAVTAATAGWLALRMPTA
- a CDS encoding sensor histidine kinase produces the protein MPTVRDVLVATAVAAVAVAGALLGDPSGRPLLPWGAVLIGVATVALCWRSRFPVPVLVAVMVPTALYYWLDHPDGPASLLVAVAVYTVASRVSWPRAALTGLLVVLAWAGTDLLLVRNPPDPSDHYGWIVVTVALGVAVGAVRRAAELSAEQAEERLALRVEQERLRIARDVHDVVSHSLSMIVVQAGVGAHVAARRPEEAVAALLRIRDAGTDALRELRGTLELLRIDGEPLTGGLDRLDEVVSAGRSAGLEVAVTGDPGPLPESTDRTVFAIVREAVTNTVRHAPVASRVQASITRDAGRLHVHIADDGGPMAHPARPHGQGLRGLAERAEALGGRLRTTAGPDGFVVEADLPDGSGT
- a CDS encoding TrmH family RNA methyltransferase gives rise to the protein MPDLTSTANPRVKNLVRLRTRRHRDAAGVTLIEGHDELALALEAGVRPTEVYWAPDLVTDPALLDRMRGARTFSVSPEVFARIAYRESPDGWLAVADAPGRPLDSLVLRPDALVLVAEGIEKPGNVGAMLRTAEACGVDAVVIATPDRAGTDFANPNVVRASKGTVFAVPVASASSAEVLDWLRRSGLRVLVTTPAGSTELGTADLTGGSALVIGTEATGVTELWHAGADETVVIPMQGTVNSLNASIAAAVVLFEAVRQRRGTSA
- a CDS encoding crotonase/enoyl-CoA hydratase family protein, which gives rise to MGEPTGIAVEVAEGIARVRLDRPEAANALHEPMWFGLRDTLRELDADPSTRVIVISGNGKHFCSGIDVAMLAGLKETASDPSPGHGAEKLRRTILDLQDCLTAVERCRKPVLAAVHGVCIGAGLDLAVACDLRYATPDASFVLKEVDMGLAADVGVLQRLPRIVGEGIAREMAYTCRPVSGTEAKELRLVNGVFDDADALEQGVAALAAELAAKSPLALRGTKQAITYARDHSVADGLDQIATWNSGALISADLQEAVTAFLEKRPGVYRD
- a CDS encoding energy-coupling factor ABC transporter ATP-binding protein, giving the protein MSAPVLEARGLVFGYRDGPPVLAGADLVVRRDRRLAVLGPNGGGKTTLFRLLLGLLRPHSGEVLLDGVPLDRSRRGLIRLRESAQLVLQDPDDQLFAADVGQDVSFGPLNLGLDDDEVARRVSGALAAVGASELIDRPTHQLSFGQRKRVAIAGALAVRPRVLVLDEPTAGLDPAGVEELVAVLARLQDDGTAVVLSTHDVDLAYRWADDVAVVAGGRVVSAPAAAALDDAELLAGARLGPAWAPAVARLLAALDRPGPAPRTAAELHDLLAEQLGLRTDAGMREGDAGDRPGAGR
- the cbiQ gene encoding cobalt ECF transporter T component CbiQ, which translates into the protein MLLIDETAYAGRWRSRHPGEKAFLALGLLALAVLLPPWPGALFCGAAALALLLGGARVPLRTVGRLLRLPLGFVLVGAIPLLITVGGDLWLAPAPGGPVRAAELVGRAMAAVGCLILFAATTPIADTLPRLRWVPRAVTEIALLIYRMLFLLLDSLRAVREAQTLRMGFRTRRATFRSLAGQGGAVFVRAFDRARRLEAGLAARGYDGELMVRVTSRPVSAPFVAASAVLLTGIVVATLVVLR
- a CDS encoding SAM-dependent methyltransferase; protein product: MTVPEPAGEPDLSIPSSARIYDFFLGGGHNFAADRALAERIVELVPAARETAVANRAFLGRAVRACLDRGCRQFLDLGSGIPTVEPVHEIAHRHDPSARVVYVDSDPVAVAVGRDLLDGNESATITAADLTDPDAVLSAPGVAGLLDPAEPTAVLAVAALHYVGDDELVARLLDRYCSAFGPGSMLVFSHGSADVDDPAAVSGTEDLQRLARDSGHPLVVRDRATLRRLTARVDPLEPGLVDIGRWRPGEPGPGPVLGVYGLVGTVRDQSR